In the Diorhabda carinulata isolate Delta chromosome 9, icDioCari1.1, whole genome shotgun sequence genome, one interval contains:
- the LOC130898255 gene encoding suppressor of cytokine signaling 2-like, with translation MLGCSVVCPNCKHEFQCCPPNQQCCSTRRSLHVLSGGGLVTTLAPNPSPCPSPQVSPSVPLSFILPPFATPLQFAPAPLENNSETELQRLSDTVRALRLSGWYYEGITYQQSHELLKGTSVGKFLVRNSSDPKFLFSLSVQTERGPTSVRLFYTNGYFRLDAQVHLQSAMPMFPSVIDLIQHYVQQSKLCRNNAQVWVDQQGKWYSSILLEKPVRKKSKPPSLKHLARLATHKALQDAAKPRLVMLPRPHTQLELPNSLIGYLSEYPFYI, from the coding sequence ATGTTAGGCTGTAGCGTGGTATGTCCAAACTGCAAGCACGAATTCCAGTGCTGTCCTCCGAATCAACAATGTTGCAGTACGAGGAGATCTTTGCACGTGCTAAGTGGAGGTGGTTTGGTGACTACTTTGGCGCCAAACCCAAGTCCATGTCCTTCCCCACAAGTATCTCCAAGCGTGCCTCTATCATTCATTCTACCTCCGTTCGCTACCCCCCTGCAGTTTGCCCCAGCGCCATTAGAAAACAATTCCGAAACGGAACTTCAAAGACTGTCGGACACCGTACGGGCTCTGCGCCTATCCGGTTGGTATTATGAAGGTATAACTTATCAACAAAGCCATGAACTATTGAAAGGAACGAGTGTAGGAAAGTTTTTAGTGCGAAATTCTTCGGACCCTAAATTTCTCTTTTCTCTTAGTGTTCAAACTGAACGTGGACCTACTTCCGTGCGTTTATTCTATACCAACGGGTATTTTAGATTAGATGCCCAAGTTCATCTCCAATCAGCGATGCCGATGTTTCCTAGTGTTATTGACTTGATTCAGCATTATGTACAACAAAGTAAGTTGTGTCGTAATAATGCACAGGTTTGGGTCGATCAACAAGGTAAATGGTACTCTTccatattattagaaaaacctGTCAGGAAAAAATCGAAGCCACCTAGCCTTAAACATTTGGCTAGATTGGCCACGCATAAAGCATTGCAAGACGCTGCAAAACCTCGTTTAGTGATGCTACCTCGTCCACATACTCAGTTGGAATTACCCAATTCCTTGATAGGTTACTTGTCCGAGTATCCTTTCTATATATAA